A genomic region of Ammospiza nelsoni isolate bAmmNel1 chromosome 3, bAmmNel1.pri, whole genome shotgun sequence contains the following coding sequences:
- the CASP8AP2 gene encoding CASP8-associated protein 2 isoform X2, protein MAADEDGLGLYDIRYSAETSPFREGDESSVDIYDGLDSSLSVSDNFAPNTTPSRSSLNLFDEILIEEGTAKKASYDELQAEYGKCQQQIKELMKKFKEIQAQNIILQNENQALKKNISALIKTARVEINRKDEEISHLHQRLSEFPNHRSVFTRTYLPGATKTKDSKFRPSDFGDNMKMEHRMKNDCSKDAYHSYSSHNTDSGKCGSEKRNTPLLPRYPPEELCNDGTHTCALSYDHTSTKESRKERKETKSNEQHSRGSGSKYKREVHQSTGNDGDSEEGNVDPQQKLKTLSEKASKNELQQKSQSTKLKCSPSVERRVERGVSSWEKQTAGKDRFQARGELYADERSQNVLKKDNKTHDKGEKHAGQKNKPNEKLQEQARRPSRGSSPHSKNDHSKSLHESHKCRAEESRKVKHTDCKRDRGTDDHGSREGRTSPSNSSSREHKYARLKESSSRHEWETAHSKSERHRTEEKRKREREDQDENRHFRNEKKVAKEFSHQSVKDSKKGTHGTKSERNKSSKLEETSRVAGTLKDDKVPKTKGNHTGQKNKDLKLSFMEKLNLTLSPNKKQCLSAMDGLKTPSQKATDEGGAELTLQAELLDCAHPVDCGPTGHSHSALQVLDTAAQSSMEPALPVAASSGNGASKAAADPARAEAVPAVTADEPSSETLPEEEEGGQVQPQALPAAAKVLVPDEMDSETPSEAAETCDPAELEGSVKTAAMTGLKHPECLPLEVTGSVAECEELPVTEGEMQDDYVPAAQVAGPEPASASMGDLLESAEKKEEDKIWLAADTESSADQSGSQNAGLDDSEARSSGDLESSDIADDSSETKPDSLMEVVRDDDHLAAENVDYPIEEKSICEVNTSTSHSLDRTRISDKEEPLVDQNTCDLGPDLADNSTATASCLSGETCPVTKERVLINPISVDDDSSILSIDLNHLRYIPKAISPLNSPIRPLARALKMESPCKGLVKTYNKDLMPESTVVICPSKNLSKEVNKENQKPVSMSDEHLEMESRLSISSDEIEEGEIISSDEDKERSKPERGSENTKKSRPKASSEARNLTSSPQNQNSKTVHCNEDNGKFVSVQVSTQKNRERHKNQTFRSSKNMKKNKTVSIACLEKIVHVIVEPSNIQEIMQMLRAIRKQMRKSYMKFKVHFPVQHFHRIIESGIINFTALIRYLNFSKMCALGDTLKLNICDIIESKLKQVKKNAIVDRLFDQQVSDMKKQLWKFVDEQLDYLFEKIRRIIIKLCDVENESEEGKFERVGKQNHKISHKNDVERSRKKSPKEGSHKPEEYISKQSVDYEQSNCHHEKNKPGAPKTALTKCLNSIDNTRNSQTKVHLSKENNLQNTLTPLKGVKYEKEGLQLSRDANKSELSYELLTEQQASSLTFNLVSDAQMGEIFKSLLQGSDLLEKNGGSINRNDSEFRTPEKQFLDSHKYRDNTAELEQDISAKEACMDCKLDEDISWTIVSPVRAPSLASRSQMPVDPDVLDESCMFEVSTNSASCKEDECNLQKNKSCISSILLEDLAVSLTIPSPLKSDAHLSFLKPENNSSSAPEGVVSAHYSEDALLGEEDATEQDIHLALESDNSSSKSSCSSSWTSRPVAPGFQCRPSLPMQAVIMEKSNDHFIVKIRRAVPSASPASEQMTPVKEAQASSARTGKGEMRTGGKEKDSQSATVKGTVKPDVVNMDHLPHVSTEQEQNSALAQPLKESHSSVEKEETTGLLVTSRKSSDKESHDTESPDKGSEQSEAQKLQVSENINEMHVRSQDSFPAGCSKKSCITDGIVGGASCHTVESRADNRTQETSTGNSEVSDKKEELEECLDSSADLTEELSDETVAGECDLETKPCSKTSGGCQISIDDKTNKKRKKETIKENSNSKRQRKGTESAGEGSDEGNVRIEDKNSSPKQCSSKKNDQQNKDSSPSASSPSSPSLYAKNIIKKKGEVVVSWTRNDDREILLECQRKGPSSKTFLALATRLNKSPSQVSERFKQLMKLFKKSKCK, encoded by the exons ATGGCAGCAGATGAGGATGGACTGGGACTGTACGATATCCGCTACAGTG CTGAAACTTCCCCCTTCAGGGAAGGAGATGAGAGCTCTGTGGATATTTATGATGGCTTGGACAGCAGTTTGTCGGTTTCTG ACAATTTTGCTCCCAATACTACACCATCTAGAAGCAGCTTAAATTTATTTGATGAGATATTAATTGAAGAAGGGACTGCAAAGAAAGCATCCTATGATGAG TTGCAGGCAGAATATGGAAAATGTCAGCAGCAAATTAAAGAGTTGATgaagaaatttaaagaaatacagGCACAG aatatcATTCTACAGAATGAGAACCAGGCTCTCAAAAAGAATATTTCAGCCCTTATCAAAACAGCAAGAGTGGAAATTAACCGTAAGGATGAAGAAATCAGTCATCTGCATCAAAG GCTGTCAGAATTTCCCAACCATCGAAGCGTTTTCACCAGAACATACCTTCCAGGAGCAACTAAAACAAAAGATTCCAAATTCAGACCTTCTGATTTTGGTGACAACATGAAGATGGAGCACAGAATGAAGAATGACTGTTCAAAAGATGCATACCACAGTTACTCATCTCACAACACGGACAGTGGGAAGTGTGGCTCTGAGAAAAGGAACACTCCACTTTTGCCAAGGTACCCTCCTGAGGAGCTCTGCAATGATGGTACTCACACGTGTGCACTGAGCTATGACCATACCTCCACCAAGgagagcagaaaggaaaggaaagaaaccaaaagcaatgagcagcacagcaggggaaGTGGCAGCAAATACAAAAGAGAAGTACATCAGAGCACTGGAAATGATGGGGACAGCGAGGAGGGGAATGTGGATCCTCAACAGAAGCTGAAAACCCTCTCAGAGAAGGCTAGTAAAAATGAATTGCAACAAAAAAGTCAGAGCACAAAACTCAAATGCAGTCCAAGTGTGGAAAGAAGAGTAGAAAGGGGTGTTTCTTCCTGGGAGAAACAGACAGCTGGTAAAGACAGATTTCAAGCAAGAGGTGAATTGTATGCTGATGAGAGATCacaaaatgtattaaaaaaggACAATAAAACACATGATAAAGGTGAAAAACATGCTGGCCAAAAAAATAAACCGAATGAGAAGCTGCAAGAACAAGCAAGGAGGCCCAGCAGGGGAAGCAGTCCACACTCCAAGAATGACCATTCAAAGAGTCTTCATGAATCACATAAATGTCGTGCAGAAGAGTCTAGAAAAGTAAAGCACACTGACTGCAAGAGAGACAGGGGCACAGATGATCATGGCTCTCGAGAAGGAAGGACTTCACCTTCTaattccagcagcagagagcataAATATGCACGCttgaaggaaagcagcagcagacatgAATGGGAAACAGCACATTCCAAATCAGAAAGACAcagaactgaggaaaaaaggaaaagggaaagagaggaTCAGGATGAAAATAGACATTTTAGAAACGAAAAAAAAGTCGCAAAAGAATTTTCTCACCAATCTGTAAAAGACTCCAAGAAAGGTACCCATGGTACAAAAAGTGAGAGAAACAAATCCTCTAAGCTGGAAGAAACATCCAGAGTAGCAGGCACCTTAAAAGATGATAAGGTACCCAAAACTAAAGGTAATCACACTGGGCAAAAAAACAAAGACTTAAAACTTAGCTTTATGGAAAAGCTAAATTTAACTCTTTCTCCTAATAAAAAGCAATGTCTCTCTGCAATGGATGGACTTAAAACACCTTCCCAAAAAGCCACTGATGAGGGAGGTGCAGAGCTCACACTGCAAGCAGAGCTCTTAGATTGTGCCCACCCTGTTGACTGTGGTCCCACAGGGCACAGTCATTCAGCACTACAGGTTCTGGacactgcagctcagagcagcatggAACCAGCACTGCCTGTTGCTGCCAGTTCTGGAAATGGAGCCTcgaaagcagcagcagatccagCACGGGCTGAAGCAGTGCCTGCAGTCACAGCTGATGAACCAAGCTCAGAAACCTTaccagaagaagaagaagggggTCAGGTACAGCCCCAAgccttgccagcagcagcaaaggtgCTGGTTCCTGATGAGATGGACTCTGAAACGCcttcagaagcagcagagaCTTGTGATCCAGCTGAATTGGAAGGCTCAgtaaaaacagcagcaatgaCAGGTCTGAAGCACCCTGAATGTTTGCccctggaggtgacagggaGTGTGGCAGAGTGTGAAGAGCTGCCTGTGACAGAGGGTGAGATGCAGGATGATTATGTACCAGCAGCACAAGTGGCAGGACCTGAACCTGCAAGTGCAAGTATGGGAGACCTTCTAGAGtcagcagagaagaaagaggaagataAAATATGGCTGGCTGCTGACACAGAAAGCTCTGCAGATCAAAGTGGCTCTCAAAATGCTGGCTTAGATGACTCAGAAGCCAGAAGTTCTGGTGACCTGGAGTCCTCTGACATTGCAGATGATAGCAGTGAAACAAAACCAGACTCTTTAATGGAAGTAGTGAGGGATGATGATCACCTGGCTGCAGAAAATGTTGACTATCCCATTGAGGAAAAGAGTATCTGTGAAGTTAATACAAGTACATCTCATTCACTGGACAGAACTAGGATAAGTGATAAGGAGGAACCACTAGTTGACCAGAATACTTGTGATCTGGGGCCAGACCTAGCTGATAACAGTACTGCAACAGCATCTTGTCTCAGTGGTGAGACGTGCCCTGTAACTAAAGAGAGAGTATTAATTAACCCAATTTCTGTTGATGATGACAGCTCAATCCTGAGCATTGATCTCAATCACTTGAGGTATATTCCAAAGGCAATCAGCCCACTGAACAGTCCAATACGTCCCCTGGCTAGAGCACTGAAGATGGAAAGTCCCTGCAAAGGCCTTGTGAAGACTTACAACAAAG atTTAATGCCTGAAAGTACTGTTGTCATCTGTCCCTCAAAGAACTTGTCAAAGGaagtaaacaaagaaaatcaaaagcCAGTGAGCATGTCTGATGAACACTTAGAGATGGAGTCTCGGCTGAGTATCTCTTCTGATGAAATAGAAGAAGGTGAAATCATAAGTAGTGATGAAGATAAAGAAAGATCTAAACCAGAGAGAGGCTCTGAAAATACTAAAAAGTCAAGACCGAAAGCTTCTTCTGAGGCACGAAATTTAACCAGCAGCCCACAGAATCAAAATAGCAAAACTGTGCACTGCAATGAAGATAATGGAAAATTTGTTTCTGTGCAAGTAAGCACACAGAAGAACAGAGAGAGGCATAAAAATCAGACCTTCAGATCTTCAAAGaatatgaagaaaaacaaaactgtgaGCATTGCTTGTCTTGAAAAAATAGTTCATGTTATTGTTGAACCTTCAAATATACAAGAAATCATGCAGATGCTCAGAGCTATACGAAAACAGATGAGGAAAAGTTATATGAAGTTCAAAGTACACTTCCCAGTTCAGCATtttcacagaattatagaatctGGGATCATAAATTTTACAGCATTAATAAGATACTTGAACTTTTCCAAGATGTGTGCATTAGGTGATACGTTAAAATTGAATATCTGTGATATTATAGAGTCAAAACTTAAACAAGTTAAAAAGAATGCAATAGTGGACCGTCTTTTTGACCAGCAAGTATCAGATATGAAAAAACAGTTGTGGAAATTTGTAGATGAACAGCTTGATTACTTATTTGAAAAGATAAGGAGAATTATAATAAAGCTATGTGATGTGGAAAATGAGAGCGAGGAAGGGAAGTTTGAAAGAGTCGGAAAGCAAAACCACAAGATCAGTCATAAAAATGATGTGGAGAGATCTAGAAAAAAGTCCCCGAAAGAGGGTTCTCATAAGCCTGAAgaatatatttcaaaacaatCTGTGGATTATGAACAATCTAACTGCCACCATGAGAAAAATAAGCCAGGTGCACCAAAAACTGCCCTTACAAAATGTCTTAATTCCATTGATAACACAAGAAATTCCCAAACAAAAGTTCACCTCTCTAAAGAGAATAATTTACAAAACACTCTTACTCCACTGAAGGGTGTTAAATATGAGAAGGAAGGTCTCCAGCTGTCCAGAGATGCTAACAAGTCTGAACTTAGTTATGAGCTTCTCACAGAACAACAAGCATCCAGTCTTACATTTAATCTAGTAAGTGATGCTCAAATGGGTGAAATTTTCAAAAGCTTATTACAGGGTTCTGATCTGTTGGAAAAAAATGGTGGCAGTATCAACAGAAATGACTCTGAATTCAGGACTccagaaaaacagtttttagACAGTCATAAATACAGGGATAATACTGCTGAACTAGAGCAAGACATCAGTGCAAAGGAGGCATGCATGGATTGCAAACTGGATGAGGATATTAGTTGGACTATTGTTTCACCTGTAAGAGCTCCCTCACTGGCATCTAGGTCTCAGATGCCTGTTGATCCAGATGTGCTGGATGAGAGCTGTATGTTTGAGGTTTCCACAAACTCAGCTTCGTGCAAAGAAGATGAATGCAATTTACAGAAGAATAAGTCTTGTATTTCTTCTATCCTCCTTGAAGATTTGGCTGTTTCCTTAACCATTCCATCGCCTTTGAAATCTGAtgctcacctcagcttcctAAAACCTGAGAATAattccagctcagctccagaggGTGTTGTTAGTGCACATTACAGCGAAGATGCACTTCTTGGAGAGGAGGATGCCACTGAACAAGACATTCATTTGGCTTTAGAATCTGATAACTCAAGCAGTAAATCAAGTTGTTCCTCATCGTGGACAAGTCGGCCTGTTGCTCCCGGTTTCCAGTGTCGCCCCAGCCTCCCGATGCAAGCAGTGATCATGGAGAAATCCAATGATCATTTCATAGTAAAGATCCGAAGGGCAGTGCCATCTGCCTCACCAGCCTCTGAGCAGATGACTCCAGTGAAGGAGGCACAGGCATCCTCAGCCAGgactggaaaaggagaaatgagaacggggggaaaagaaaaggacagCCAGAGTGCCACCGTGAAAGGAACTGTCAAACCAGATGTGGTTAACATGGATCACTTGCCTCATGTCAGCACTGAACAAGAACAGAATTCTGCCTTAGCTCAGCCTCTGAAGGAGTCACACAGTAGTgttgaaaaagaagaaactaCTGGCTTGCTTGTAACCTCTAGAAAATCTTCAGACAAAGAGAGCCATGACACTGAAAGCCCAGATAaaggctctgagcaatctgagGCACAGAAATTGCAAGTATCTGAAAACATAAATGAAATGCATGTTAGATCTCAGGATTCTTTTCCTGCTGGATGCAGTAAGAAGTCATGCATAACAGATGGTATTGTTGGTGGAGCTTCATGTCATACAGTGGAATCCAGAGCAGATAACAGGACTCAGGAAACTTCAACAGGAAACTCAGAAGTCAGTGATAAaaaggaagagctggaagagTGCTTGGATTCATCTGCAGACCTAACAGAAGAGCTTTCTGATGAGACTGTAGCAGGTGAATGTGATCTTGAAACAAAACCCTGTTCGAAGACTAGTGGAGGGTGTCAGATAAGTATAGATGATAAAACTAataagaagaggaaaaaagagactaTCAAAGAGAATTCCAATTCAAAAAGGCAACGAAAAGGAACTGAATCAGCAGGTGAGGGGAGTGATGAAGGTAATGTCAGGATTGAAGATAAAAATTCATCACCCAAGCAATGTTCCAGTAAGAAGAATGACCAGCAGAATAAAGACTCTTCTCCCTCGGCTTCATCTCCATCCTCACCTAGCCTCTATGCCAAAAACATCATTAAAAAGAAGGGAGAAGTAGTAGTTTCCTGGACAAG AAATGATGACAGAGAAATTTTACTGGAATGTCAGAGAAAAGGACCATCAAGCAAAACCTTTCTTGCCTTGGCCACTAGGCTGAACAAAAGCCCAAGTCAG GTTTCAGAAAGATTCAAGCAGTTAATGAAGCtgttcaagaaatccaagtgCAAGTAG